From Clostridia bacterium:
TGGGAGCGGGAGACGGTGATCTTCAGGTCCTCGCCCGCCGACAGGAATACCTCTCCCTTCAGTGACCGCCTGATAAGCTCAATGGTGGGTAAAGGAAGAGAGGAGAGATTCGCTAGGGTCCTATGCTTGACCTTGCCCCCCTCCCGGTAGGTCTGACGAAGGAGATAGGTCACGTAGGTTTTGCCTTTGTAGGTGCGCTTGGTGGTCGCGACGTGCATCGCCGTGGCTACCTTTCTCATGGCTTCATTATATCATCTTCACCCCATTTGTCAACTACTATCTCCTATTTCCGTGGCTACATATTGAACCAAAAATGTCGCGAAAACCAGTGCCACACCTAGATCTAAGCCTCCCTCAGGCCGGGAACTTGCGCTTA
This genomic window contains:
- a CDS encoding transposase; its protein translation is MRKVATAMHVATTKRTYKGKTYVTYLLRQTYREGGKVKHRTLANLSSLPLPTIELIRRSLKGEVFLSAGEDLKITVSRSHGAVYAVLGMIRKLGLDQLIYSRNTPWRALVLAMVVARILEGGSKLFASRWWRGTTLPE